In Micromonospora sp. WMMD980, the following are encoded in one genomic region:
- a CDS encoding NADH-quinone oxidoreductase subunit D produces the protein MTGMTTDAGDLRELTVGTGAGGEQLGTDMVLNIGPQHPSTHGVLRLRLVLDGERVVAAEPIVGYMHRGAEKLFEVRDYRQIIVLANRHDWLSAFSNELGVVLAVERLMGMEVPERATWLRMALAELNRVLNHLMFLGSYPLEIGAITPMFYAFRERETIQAVMEEVSGGRIHYMFNRVGGLKEEVPAGWTGRARAAIGEVRRRMPDLDHLIRRNEIFLARTVGVGVLSAADAAAFGASGPVGRASGLDLDLRRDEPYLAYDQLDVPVVTKTAGDCHARFEVLLDQVYASLDLAEQCLDRVDRISGPVNTRLPKVVKAPEGHTYAWTENPLGINGYYLVSRGEKTPWRLKLRTASYANVQALSTLLPGCLVPDLIAILGSMFFVVGDIDK, from the coding sequence ATGACGGGCATGACCACGGACGCCGGTGACCTCCGCGAGCTGACCGTCGGCACCGGGGCCGGCGGTGAGCAGCTCGGCACCGACATGGTGCTGAACATCGGGCCGCAGCACCCGTCGACGCACGGCGTGCTCCGGCTGCGCCTGGTGCTCGACGGGGAGCGGGTGGTCGCCGCCGAGCCGATCGTCGGCTACATGCACCGGGGCGCGGAGAAGCTCTTCGAGGTACGCGACTACCGGCAGATCATCGTGCTGGCCAACCGGCACGACTGGCTCTCGGCGTTCTCCAACGAGCTGGGCGTGGTGCTCGCTGTCGAACGGCTGATGGGCATGGAGGTGCCGGAGCGCGCCACCTGGCTGCGGATGGCGCTGGCCGAGCTGAACCGGGTGCTCAACCACCTGATGTTCCTCGGCTCCTACCCGCTGGAGATCGGCGCGATCACGCCGATGTTCTACGCGTTCCGGGAACGGGAGACCATCCAGGCCGTGATGGAGGAGGTCTCCGGCGGCCGGATCCACTACATGTTCAACCGGGTCGGCGGCCTCAAGGAGGAGGTGCCGGCCGGCTGGACCGGCCGCGCCCGGGCCGCCATCGGCGAGGTCCGCCGGCGCATGCCGGACCTGGACCATCTGATCCGGCGCAACGAGATCTTCCTGGCCCGCACCGTCGGCGTCGGCGTGCTCTCGGCGGCCGACGCCGCCGCGTTCGGCGCGTCCGGGCCGGTCGGCCGGGCCTCCGGCCTCGACCTCGACCTGCGCCGCGACGAGCCCTACCTGGCCTACGACCAGCTCGACGTGCCGGTGGTGACGAAGACCGCCGGCGACTGCCACGCCCGGTTCGAGGTGCTGCTCGACCAGGTGTACGCCTCACTCGACCTCGCCGAGCAGTGCCTGGACCGGGTGGACCGGATCTCCGGACCGGTGAACACCCGACTGCCCAAGGTGGTCAAGGCGCCCGAGGGGCACACGTACGCCTGGACCGAGAACCCGCTCGGCATCAACGGCTACTACCTGGTTTCCCGAGGTGAGAAGACACCGTGGCGGCTCAAGCTGCGCACCGCCTCGTACGCGAACGTGCAGGCGCTGTCGACGCTGCTGCCCGGGTGCCTGGTGCCGGACCTGATCGCCATCCTCGGCTCGATGTTCTTCGTGGTCGGCGACATCGACAAGTGA
- a CDS encoding SAM-dependent methyltransferase, with amino-acid sequence MMLRWRDAMERALYGPNGFFVAGANPAAHFRTSVHASPVLAGCLLRQLVALDEALGRPARLDVVDVGAGRGELLRALRAQAGPELAARLRPVAVERAARPNHLPPEIDWRPEVPARITGLLLATEWLDNVPLDVAVHTPQGWRLVLVDPDTGEEARGPALPPDDTAWLTRWWPPAPAAAPMIREFVSAGGSDPDVASLIVAAEDGGAGGGGARVEIGRARDEAWAEAVGRLERGLALAVDYGHLRDARPVDGTVTGYRDGRQVPPALDGSCDVTAHVAMDSVASAGERVARCAYTLVSQRAALRALGADGGRPPLGLAARDPAGYLRALAAASAVAELTDPAGLGGHLWLWQPVGVPLDPLVAR; translated from the coding sequence GTGATGCTGCGCTGGCGCGACGCGATGGAACGGGCGCTCTACGGGCCGAACGGCTTCTTCGTCGCCGGCGCCAACCCCGCCGCGCACTTCCGTACCAGCGTCCACGCCTCGCCGGTCCTCGCCGGCTGCCTGCTGCGGCAACTCGTCGCGCTGGACGAGGCGCTGGGGCGGCCCGCCCGGCTGGACGTGGTGGACGTGGGCGCGGGCCGGGGCGAACTGCTGCGGGCGCTGCGGGCGCAGGCCGGCCCGGAGCTGGCCGCCCGGCTCCGTCCGGTCGCCGTGGAACGGGCCGCCCGCCCCAACCACCTGCCCCCGGAGATCGACTGGCGGCCCGAGGTCCCGGCACGGATCACCGGCCTGCTGCTGGCCACCGAATGGCTGGACAACGTCCCCCTCGACGTGGCCGTGCACACCCCGCAGGGCTGGCGCCTGGTCCTGGTCGATCCCGACACCGGCGAGGAGGCCCGGGGGCCCGCACTCCCCCCCGACGACACCGCCTGGCTGACCCGCTGGTGGCCGCCCGCACCCGCCGCCGCCCCGATGATCAGGGAGTTCGTGTCGGCCGGCGGATCGGATCCGGACGTTGCCTCCCTGATCGTCGCGGCCGAGGACGGCGGGGCGGGGGGCGGTGGGGCGCGGGTGGAGATCGGCCGGGCCCGGGACGAGGCGTGGGCGGAGGCGGTGGGGCGGCTCGAGCGCGGGCTCGCGCTGGCCGTCGACTACGGACACCTGCGGGACGCCCGGCCGGTGGACGGGACGGTCACCGGCTACCGGGACGGGCGACAGGTGCCACCCGCCCTCGACGGGTCGTGCGACGTGACCGCGCACGTCGCCATGGACTCGGTCGCCTCCGCCGGTGAGCGGGTCGCGCGGTGCGCGTACACCCTGGTGTCGCAGCGGGCGGCGCTGCGGGCGCTCGGGGCCGACGGTGGGCGACCGCCGTTGGGCCTGGCCGCCCGGGACCCGGCCGGCTACCTGCGGGCGCTGGCCGCCGCGTCGGCGGTGGCCGAGCTGACCGACCCGGCCGGCCTCGGCGGGCACCTGTGGCTGTGGCAGCCGGTCGGCGTCCCCCTCGACCCGCTCGTGGCACGATGA
- a CDS encoding Rossmann-like and DUF2520 domain-containing protein: MSAPLRPRALRAPLAFPRTLTVGVLGAGRVGAVLGAALAAAGHQVVAASGSSGASRARLALLLPQTPHRAASAVARAATDLLIVAVGDDALAGVVADLAASGALRPGQVVAHTSGAHGLAVLAPAAAAGARPLALHPAMTFTGTPDDLSGLAGCSYGVTAPAELRPFAARLVADLGGVPEWVGEADRPLYHAALAHGANHLVTVVNDAADRLRDAGVDRPEKVLAPLLRAALENALRLGDDALTGPVSRGDAGTVRRHLERLAATAPESVPAYLALARRTADRAVAAGRLRPVDAAPLRAVLDGMEVASSW; the protein is encoded by the coding sequence ATGAGCGCACCGCTGCGCCCGCGGGCCCTTCGCGCCCCGCTCGCCTTTCCCCGTACCCTCACTGTCGGCGTGCTCGGCGCCGGCCGGGTCGGCGCCGTGCTCGGCGCGGCCCTCGCCGCCGCCGGCCACCAGGTGGTCGCCGCGTCCGGTTCGTCCGGCGCCTCGCGGGCCCGGCTGGCGCTGCTGCTGCCGCAGACCCCGCACCGTGCCGCGTCCGCCGTGGCGCGCGCCGCCACCGACCTGCTGATCGTCGCCGTCGGAGACGACGCTCTGGCCGGCGTGGTCGCCGACCTGGCCGCCTCCGGCGCGCTGCGTCCGGGCCAGGTGGTGGCGCACACCTCGGGCGCGCACGGGCTGGCGGTGCTGGCCCCGGCCGCCGCGGCCGGTGCCCGGCCGCTCGCGCTGCACCCGGCGATGACCTTCACCGGCACGCCCGACGACCTGTCCGGCCTGGCCGGCTGCTCCTACGGGGTGACCGCCCCGGCCGAGCTGCGCCCCTTCGCGGCCCGGCTGGTGGCCGACCTGGGCGGCGTGCCGGAGTGGGTGGGTGAGGCCGACCGGCCGCTCTACCACGCGGCCCTCGCGCACGGCGCCAACCACCTGGTGACCGTGGTCAACGACGCGGCCGACCGGCTGCGCGACGCCGGGGTGGACCGACCGGAGAAGGTGCTCGCCCCGCTGCTGCGGGCCGCCCTGGAGAACGCGCTGCGCCTCGGCGACGACGCGCTGACCGGCCCGGTGTCCCGGGGTGACGCGGGCACCGTACGCCGGCACCTGGAGCGGTTGGCCGCGACCGCGCCGGAATCGGTGCCGGCCTACCTGGCGTTGGCCAGAAGGACGGCGGACCGCGCGGTCGCCGCGGGCCGGCTGCGCCCGGTGGACGCGGCCCCGCTGCGCGCCGTGCTGGACGGGATGGAGGTGGCTTCCTCGTGGTGA
- the panC gene encoding pantoate--beta-alanine ligase: MVSVVHTRKELAAARDGLTGTVGVVMTMGALHAGHETLLRAARERADHVLVTVFVNPLQFGPNEDFDRYPRTLDADLEICRRAGADLVFAPPVNEMYPQGQPTVRLNPGPLGEDLEGLSRPGFFHGVLTVVMKLLQLTRPDLAFFGEKDYQQLTLVRRMVRDLDVPTEIVGVPTVREPDGLALSSRNRYLSAEERPAALRLSAALRAGVAAAERGDDAGAVLAAAHRAFDAPGARLDYLVLTDTDLEPGPVAGAARLLVAAWVGATRLIDNTAIHLAPRP, from the coding sequence GTGGTGAGCGTCGTGCACACGCGCAAGGAGTTGGCGGCGGCCCGGGACGGGCTGACCGGCACGGTCGGCGTGGTGATGACCATGGGCGCGCTGCACGCGGGGCACGAGACGCTGCTGCGGGCGGCCCGGGAGCGGGCCGACCACGTGTTGGTGACCGTCTTCGTGAACCCGCTCCAGTTCGGCCCGAACGAGGACTTCGACCGTTACCCGCGCACGCTCGACGCCGATCTGGAGATCTGCCGTCGGGCCGGGGCGGACCTGGTCTTCGCGCCCCCGGTGAACGAGATGTACCCGCAGGGACAGCCGACGGTGCGGCTGAACCCGGGTCCGCTCGGCGAGGACCTGGAGGGCCTGAGCCGCCCCGGCTTCTTCCACGGCGTGCTCACCGTGGTCATGAAGCTGCTCCAGCTCACCCGCCCGGACCTGGCCTTCTTCGGCGAGAAGGACTACCAGCAGCTCACCCTGGTCCGCCGGATGGTCCGCGACCTGGACGTACCCACCGAGATCGTCGGCGTGCCGACGGTGCGTGAGCCGGACGGGCTGGCGCTGTCCAGCCGCAACCGGTATCTGTCCGCCGAGGAGCGGCCGGCCGCGCTGAGGCTCTCCGCCGCGCTGCGCGCCGGTGTCGCGGCGGCCGAGCGGGGCGACGACGCGGGGGCGGTACTGGCCGCCGCGCACCGGGCGTTCGACGCGCCGGGCGCCCGACTCGACTACCTGGTGCTCACCGACACCGACCTGGAGCCCGGGCCGGTCGCCGGCGCGGCCCGGCTGCTGGTCGCCGCCTGGGTCGGCGCCACCCGTCTGATCGACAACACGGCGATCCACCTCGCGCCGCGTCCCTGA
- the panD gene encoding aspartate 1-decarboxylase, protein MLRTMLKSKIHRATVTQADLHYVGSVTVDEDLLDAADLLPGEQVAIVDITNGARLETYVIPGRRGSGVIGINGAAAHLVHPGDLVILISYGQMDDAEARAWEPRVVHVDADNRIVDLTADPTTAAPGTAGNPTPNPLAATLS, encoded by the coding sequence ATGCTCCGGACCATGCTCAAGTCGAAGATCCACCGGGCCACGGTGACCCAGGCCGACCTGCACTACGTCGGCTCGGTGACCGTGGACGAGGATCTGCTCGACGCGGCGGACCTGCTCCCCGGTGAGCAGGTCGCGATCGTGGACATCACCAACGGCGCCCGCCTGGAGACGTACGTGATCCCGGGCCGGCGGGGCAGCGGCGTGATCGGCATCAACGGCGCTGCCGCGCACCTGGTGCACCCCGGCGACCTGGTCATCCTCATCTCGTACGGGCAGATGGACGACGCCGAGGCGCGCGCCTGGGAGCCCCGCGTGGTGCACGTGGACGCCGACAACCGCATCGTCGACCTCACCGCCGACCCCACCACCGCCGCACCCGGCACCGCCGGAAACCCCACCCCCAACCCCCTGGCCGCCACCCTCTCCTGA
- a CDS encoding septum formation family protein: MGRVMRSLVATVVTGVLLAGCASSGGLDGDLGDDWAAMPPAGPFSPAAGVCQVADFTPTVGLPAYAPVGCDLPHRVETVHVGAFTVDRPTPPALASPEMRGAFSECDTRARGYVGDDWRAGRLRLAVAVPTDTGWTAGSRWYRCDLTELNTVEAAAVVVTRTGSLRDALKPPSPLRLGCQRTGQDRGRVQRLTPVDCAVAHDAEFAGVWVAPDHPYPKKPADWAPLYAGCFAAVARFSGVPADGSLRYRSDVVVRPPAAGRWGVGDRGVRCYLWLSDRTVTGSLKASGPARLPVRTR, from the coding sequence ATGGGCCGTGTGATGCGAAGCCTCGTCGCCACCGTGGTCACGGGCGTGCTGCTGGCCGGGTGCGCCTCGTCCGGCGGCCTCGACGGGGACCTCGGGGACGACTGGGCGGCGATGCCACCGGCCGGCCCGTTCTCCCCGGCGGCCGGCGTCTGCCAGGTCGCCGACTTCACCCCGACCGTGGGCCTGCCGGCGTACGCGCCGGTCGGCTGCGACCTGCCGCACCGGGTGGAGACGGTGCACGTCGGCGCGTTCACCGTCGACCGGCCCACCCCGCCGGCGCTCGCCTCGCCGGAGATGCGGGGCGCGTTCTCCGAGTGCGACACCCGGGCCCGGGGCTACGTCGGCGACGACTGGCGCGCCGGGCGGCTCCGGCTCGCCGTGGCCGTGCCCACCGACACCGGCTGGACGGCCGGCTCCCGCTGGTACCGGTGTGACCTGACCGAGCTGAACACCGTCGAGGCGGCGGCGGTCGTGGTGACCCGGACGGGCAGCCTGCGCGACGCGCTCAAGCCGCCGTCCCCGCTGCGCCTGGGCTGCCAGCGCACCGGGCAGGACCGCGGCCGGGTGCAGAGGCTCACGCCCGTCGACTGCGCCGTGGCGCACGACGCCGAGTTCGCCGGCGTCTGGGTGGCGCCGGACCACCCGTACCCGAAGAAGCCCGCGGACTGGGCGCCGCTCTACGCCGGCTGCTTCGCCGCCGTCGCGCGCTTCTCCGGGGTGCCGGCCGACGGATCCCTGCGCTACCGCAGCGACGTGGTGGTCCGGCCGCCCGCTGCCGGTCGCTGGGGGGTGGGCGACCGGGGCGTCCGGTGCTACCTGTGGCTCAGCGACCGCACGGTGACCGGTTC